The proteins below are encoded in one region of Castor canadensis chromosome 6, mCasCan1.hap1v2, whole genome shotgun sequence:
- the LOC109699430 gene encoding low affinity immunoglobulin gamma Fc region receptor III-like, whose translation LAPNPLPHPPLTHTIKFVLLFCHSFTVSADRQIAALPKAVVKLEPPWIQVLQEDSVTLRCQGSHDLSNHSTQWFHNGSPIPTQVQPSYEFKAKTNDSGEYRCQMIQTSLSDPVHLGVISDWLLLQTPQLVFQEGETILLRCHSWRNNLLNKIIFYQNGKSKKFSHFSGNLSIPKANHSHSGDYYCKANIGKTSYTSQSVTITVQGPEIPSTSLLWYHVTFCLVMGLLFAVDTGLYLSVQSGLSSFMGWRNSNVTYQGPQGK comes from the exons ttggCTCCaaatcccctcccccaccctccccttACACACACAATTAAATTTGTTcttctcttctgtcactcttttacAGTTTCTGCAGACAGGCAAATTGCAGCTCTCCCGAAGGCTGTGGTGAAACTTGAGCCTCCATGGATCCAGGTGCTCCAGGAAGACAGCGTGACACTGAGGTGCCAAGGGTCCCACGACCTTTCGAACCACTCCACCCAGTGGTTCCACAATGGTAGTCCCATCCCAACCCAGGTCCAGCCCAGCTATGAGTTTAAGGCCAAGACCAATGACAGCGGGGAGTACAGGTGCCAGATGATCCAGACCAGCCTCAGCGACCCTGTACATCTGGGTGTGATATCTGACTGGCTGCTGCTTCAGACCCCTCAACTAGTGTTTCAAGAGGGGGAAACCATCTTGCTGAGGTGCCACAGCTGGAGGAACAACCTTCTGAACAAGATTATATTCTACCAGAATGGAAAATCAAAGAAGTTTTCTCATTTCAGTGGCAACTTGTCTATTCCAAAAGCAAACCACAGTCACAGTGGTGATTACTACTGCAAAGCAAATATAGGAAAGACGTCATATACATCACAGTCTGTGACCATCACTGTCCAAG GTCCAGAAATTCCATCTACCTCTCTACTTTGGTACCACGTCACTTTCTGCCTGGTGATGGGACTTCTGTTTGCGGTGGACACAGGATTGTATCTCTCTGTGCAGAGTGGCCTTTCAAGCTTCATGGGGTGGAGAAATTCCAATGTCACGTATCAGGGTCCACAGGGCAAATGA